The proteins below come from a single Anolis sagrei isolate rAnoSag1 chromosome 8, rAnoSag1.mat, whole genome shotgun sequence genomic window:
- the LOC137094722 gene encoding zinc finger protein 135-like, translated as MEEKAFKAFICLECGKSFTRSCDLKRHQRTHTGEKSYACLECGRSFTHSGSLRLHERIHTGEKPYTCPECGKSFTHSSGLRSHQRTHTGEKPYTCPECGKTFTHSSGLRSHQRTHTGEKPYTCLECGKRFTHTTGLRLHLRIHTGEKPYTCPECGKSFAHSSHLYKHQRTHTGEKPYNCLECGQSFTESGNLRSHQRIHTGEKPYTCLECGQSFTHSSYLRSHQRIHMGEKPYTCPECGKSFAQSEHLRSHQRTHTGEKPYKCLECGQTFTRSSNLRSHQSIHMGEKCYNCLECGQSFTQSGNLRSHQRSHTGEKLYTCLECGQSFSESGNLRSHLRTHTGEKPYTCLECGKSFTLSSILHKHQRVHMEEKPHRCL; from the coding sequence atggaggagaaagcatttaaagcatttatatgcctggaatgtgggaaaAGTTTCACTCGCAGCTGTGATCTGAAgcgacatcaaagaactcacacgggggagaaatcctatgcatgcctggagtgtggaaggaGCTTCACTCACAGTGGTAGTCTACGTTTacatgaaaggattcacactggggagaaaccctatacatgcccggagtgtggaaagagcttcactcatagttcaggtctacgttcccatcaacggactcatactggggagaaaccctatacatgcccggAGTGTGGGAAGACTttcactcatagttcaggtctacgttcacatcaacggactcatactggggagaaaccctatacatgcctggagtgtggaaagaggttCACTCATACTACAGGTCTACGTTTGCATctaaggattcacactggggagaaaccttatacatgcccagagtgtggaaagagcttcgctcATAGTTCACATCTAtataaacatcaaaggactcacactggagagaaaccctataactgcctggagtgtgggcagagcttcactgagagtggaaatctacgttcacatcaaaggattcacactggtgagaagccctatacatgcctggagtgtggtcaGAGCTTTACTCATAGTTCatatctacgttcacatcaaaggattcacatgggggagaaaccctatacatgcccagagtgtggaaagagctttgctcaGAGTGAACATCTACGTTCacaccaaaggactcacactggggagaaaccctataaatgcctggagtgtgggcagaccTTCACTCGGAGttcaaatctacgttcacatcaaagtaTTCACATGGGGGAGAAATGCTAtaactgcctggagtgtgggcagagcttcactcagagtggaaatctacgttcacatcaaaggagtcacacgggggagaaactctatacatgcctggagtgcgggCAGAGCTTCTCtgagagtggaaatctacgttcacatctaagaactcatactggggagaaaccctatacatgcctggagtgtggaaagagcttcactctgAGTTCAATCCTACATAAACACCAAAGGGTTCACATGGAAGAGAAACCGCATAGATGCCTgtag